GCGACGCGACGTCGACCATTTCCTGACGGCCGTAGCCGATGTTGACGCACCACAGACCGGACATCGCATCGAGGATCTGATTGCCCTCGCTGTCTTTGAGGAACACGCCTTTGCCGCTCTTGATTACGCGCACGCCGCGGTCGCGGAGTTCGTCGTTGGTGGTGAAGGGGTGCATGTGATGGGCGGCGTCCAGCGCCTGTAGTTCGGCGGTCGGCATGTGATTGGTCGGAGTGGACATGAAAGCCCCCTTTTTTAAACTGTAAGGATTTGCCCCCAGAAATATGATCAAATTTTTTCGAGGTCAATCAAAGACCCGCGGCTGGGCGGTTTTTGCAAGCATACTTGGCCAGAGCGGCGATTAAATCTTGCGCGCGACCGCAGCGATCCTGCGCCGTGATGATTGAATCACCTTGCCGCCTCGCCCAAAGTTTGATCACATTACGCGCAATGCCGGCTGAACCGGCTGTGTCTAAGGGAGTACGTAATGACCAATCAAGTTATCACCGGCGCCACACTTGTGGCGCTTCTCGCCGGTGCTGCCGCCGCGGACGAAGTACGGGTCTACAACTGGTCCGACTATATCGACGAGGAACTGCTGACGAAGTTCGAGGAAGAGACCGGCATCGACCTGATCTATGACGTCTTCGACAGCAACGAAGTGCTGGAAACGAAAATGCTTGCCGGTGGTTCGGGCTACGATGTGGTCGTGCCGTCGGGAACCTTCCTGCAGCGCCAGATCACTGCCGGCGCGTTCCAGAAGCTCGATACGGAAAAGCTGCCGAATCTCAGCAACATGTGGGACGTGGTAACCGACCGCACAGAACAGTACGATCCCGACAACGCCTATTCCATCAACTACATGTGGGGCACCACAGGCATCGGCGCGAACGTCGGCAAGGTTCAGGAGATCCTGGGCGAAGACGCACCGATCGATTCGCTTGAACTGGTCATGAACCCCGCGAACATGGAAAAGCTGGCCGATTGTGGGGTGCATTTCCTCGATGCTCCGGCCGAGATGATCCCGATGGCGCTGAAATACATCGGCGAAGATCCCGACAGCCATGACCCCGAGGTGATTGCCAAGGCCGAGGAAGCGCTGCTGGCGATCCGCCCCTACATCCAGAAATTCCACAGCTCGGAATATATCAACGCGCTGGCAAACGGTGACATCTGCGTCGCGGTCGGCTGGTCCGGTGACATTCTTCAGGCGCGCGACCGTGCGGCCGAAGCCGACAACGGTGTCGAAATCGCGTATCACGCACCCAAGGAAGGTGCGCAGATGTGGTTCGACCAGATGGCGATTCCGGTCGACGCGCCAAACCCTGATGCGGCCCACACCTTCCTGAACTTCATCATGGATGCGCAGAACATGGCTGCTGCATCCAACTATGTGTATTACGCCAACGGCAACAAGGCGTCGCAGGAATATCTCGTCGAGGACGTGATTGAGGATCCGGCGATCTACCCGGATGAGGACACGCTTGAAAACCTGTTCACCACCACGCCCTATCCGCCGAACGTTCAGCGGGTCGTGACGCGTACATGGACCAAGATCAAATCCGGCACCTGATCTGATCTGCATCCGAAGGGGCGGCCATGGCGCCGCCCCTTCGCCACCTTTCCTGCCTAGGAAGATATCCGCGTGAGCATTCCCGTCTTCGCCCCTTGGGACGATCCGAACGAAAAGCCCTTGATCCGTTTCAAGAACGTGACCAAGCGGTTTGGTAGTTTTACCGCAATCGATGACCTGACCCTCGATATCTACGCGAAGGAATTTTTCGCCCTGCTGGGTCCGTCGGGCTGCGGCAAGACGACGATGATGCGTATGCTCGCGGGATTCGAGACCGTGACAGAAGGCAAGATTGAACTGGCCGGACAGGATATCGCCGGCGTGCCGCCGAACAAGCGCGCCGTGAACATGATGTTCCAGTCCTACGCGCTGTTTCCGCACCTGTCGGTCTGGGACAATATCGCCTTCGGCCTCAAACGCGACAAGAAGCCGAAAGACGAGATCGCAAACCGCGTCTCCGAAATGCTCAAGCTGACGCGACTGGAAAAATTCGCCGCGCGCAAGCCGCACCAGATTTCCGGCGGCCAGCGACAGCGCGTTGCCCTCGCGCGGTCCCTCGCGAAAGCGCCGAAACTCCTGCTGCTGGACGAGCCTCTGGGCGCGCTGGACGCAAAGCTGCGTCAGGACACGCAGTTCGAATTGATGGACA
Above is a genomic segment from Sulfitobacter sp. HNIBRBA3233 containing:
- a CDS encoding ABC transporter ATP-binding protein, producing MSIPVFAPWDDPNEKPLIRFKNVTKRFGSFTAIDDLTLDIYAKEFFALLGPSGCGKTTMMRMLAGFETVTEGKIELAGQDIAGVPPNKRAVNMMFQSYALFPHLSVWDNIAFGLKRDKKPKDEIANRVSEMLKLTRLEKFAARKPHQISGGQRQRVALARSLAKAPKLLLLDEPLGALDAKLRQDTQFELMDIQEKTGTTFVIVTHDQEEAMTVASRVAVMDEGRVMQVSTPAEIYETPNSVYVADFIGDVNIISGTAKAADDGVYFIDWAVNQPPLLATSEKPFSEGQECHLAIRPEKIAISKEKPAEAENAVEGKVLDIAYLGNLSTYHVELPGGQILKAQTANTRRIARRDITWEDPVWIRWNKTAGVLLEK
- a CDS encoding polyamine ABC transporter substrate-binding protein — its product is MTNQVITGATLVALLAGAAAADEVRVYNWSDYIDEELLTKFEEETGIDLIYDVFDSNEVLETKMLAGGSGYDVVVPSGTFLQRQITAGAFQKLDTEKLPNLSNMWDVVTDRTEQYDPDNAYSINYMWGTTGIGANVGKVQEILGEDAPIDSLELVMNPANMEKLADCGVHFLDAPAEMIPMALKYIGEDPDSHDPEVIAKAEEALLAIRPYIQKFHSSEYINALANGDICVAVGWSGDILQARDRAAEADNGVEIAYHAPKEGAQMWFDQMAIPVDAPNPDAAHTFLNFIMDAQNMAAASNYVYYANGNKASQEYLVEDVIEDPAIYPDEDTLENLFTTTPYPPNVQRVVTRTWTKIKSGT